One segment of Methylotenera versatilis 79 DNA contains the following:
- a CDS encoding DNA-deoxyinosine glycosylase yields MSIVTSFSPISNKSAQVLILGSMPGLASLKANQYYAHPRNSFWRIVADIYGFNAESEYNIRVQNLKVSGIAVWDVLQSCERSGSLDSAIISGSRICNDFELFFEQHPHIKLIAFNGSEAEKSFNQFILPKMGLREFNYSRLPSSSPAHTQALEQKIAAWRKSLLVD; encoded by the coding sequence ATGAGCATTGTCACTAGCTTTTCACCGATATCAAATAAATCAGCCCAAGTACTGATTTTAGGCAGCATGCCTGGGTTAGCTTCACTTAAAGCCAATCAATATTATGCGCATCCGCGTAATAGTTTTTGGCGCATTGTGGCTGACATTTACGGTTTTAACGCAGAGTCTGAATACAACATTAGAGTGCAGAATTTAAAGGTATCTGGGATAGCAGTTTGGGATGTCTTGCAAAGCTGCGAACGATCAGGCAGCTTGGATAGTGCCATCATCAGCGGGTCGCGCATTTGCAATGACTTCGAGTTGTTTTTCGAACAACACCCGCACATCAAGTTAATCGCTTTTAACGGATCAGAAGCTGAAAAGAGTTTTAATCAATTTATTTTACCTAAAATGGGCTTAAGAGAGTTTAACTATAGTCGCCTTCCATCATCCAGCCCTGCTCATACACAAGCTTTAGAACAAAAAATCGCGGCATGGAGGAAAAGTTTGTTGGTAGATTAA
- a CDS encoding DUF6691 family protein, translated as MEKFNSAFAKHFVAFISGVIFALGLLISGMADPNKVLAFLDITGSWDPSLMFVMIGAIPIAYLAFRYTEDKPSAILGDEFHTVKKTEIDQKLIVGSSLFGIGWGLSGICPGPAIVILGLNIHKGIIFFAALIVGILIHEILFNMRQN; from the coding sequence ATGGAAAAATTTAATTCAGCATTTGCCAAACACTTTGTCGCATTTATATCTGGCGTTATATTTGCGCTTGGTTTATTAATTTCAGGCATGGCAGATCCTAATAAAGTATTAGCATTTCTAGATATTACTGGCAGTTGGGATCCATCATTAATGTTTGTGATGATAGGCGCCATTCCAATTGCTTATTTGGCTTTTCGTTATACAGAAGATAAGCCATCAGCCATTTTAGGTGACGAATTTCACACAGTGAAAAAGACCGAGATTGATCAAAAATTAATCGTAGGTAGTAGTTTGTTTGGAATTGGATGGGGCTTGTCTGGCATATGTCCTGGCCCAGCAATCGTCATTTTAGGACTCAATATTCACAAGGGCATTATATTTTTCGCTGCGTTAATTGTTGGGATTCTTATTCATGAAATTTTATTTAATATGCGTCA
- a CDS encoding OmpP1/FadL family transporter — protein sequence MTSSAKLLPLLLIIFSAESFATDGYFSHGYGVKSQGIGGVGIAFPQDALAAATNPAGLGLVGDRVDFGLTWFKPEREAEISGNAFPGVDGTYSANDTKHFFIPEFGYNRQVNPNLTLGVSVYGNGGMNSDYKDGIPLFGSQGSAGVDLIQVFAAPTATWKVTPSQTIGVSVNLAYQRFEVKGLQGFSGFSTSPNDLTNRGHDNSYGAGLHVGWIGEITDTVTLGATYQSRTYMTKFDKYKGLFAEQGDFDIPSTYGVGIAVKATPKLTIAADYQRINYNEVDAVGNASLQNLPNGLGSDNGAGFGWKDANIYKLGFSYAYSDDLTLRAGLNHVDQPIGKGDTLLNTLAPAVVKDHLSLGATWVLANKSELSFVYTHAFENTVNGSNSIPPGFPPSGLGGGEADLKMYQNSLGIAYGWKL from the coding sequence ATGACCAGCTCTGCCAAGCTTCTTCCTTTATTGCTCATTATATTTTCAGCAGAATCATTTGCTACCGATGGTTATTTTTCGCATGGTTATGGTGTTAAGTCACAGGGGATAGGCGGCGTGGGGATTGCTTTTCCTCAAGATGCTTTAGCTGCAGCGACCAATCCTGCCGGACTTGGACTTGTCGGAGACAGGGTGGATTTTGGTTTAACTTGGTTCAAACCAGAGAGAGAAGCCGAAATTTCAGGTAACGCTTTTCCGGGCGTGGATGGCACGTATAGCGCGAATGATACCAAGCACTTTTTTATTCCTGAATTTGGTTATAACCGCCAAGTTAACCCTAACTTAACGCTAGGGGTTAGTGTGTACGGTAACGGCGGCATGAATTCAGATTACAAAGATGGCATCCCGTTATTTGGCAGCCAAGGAAGCGCTGGAGTTGATCTCATTCAAGTATTTGCAGCACCAACAGCAACTTGGAAAGTGACGCCATCACAGACAATCGGTGTTTCGGTTAATTTAGCCTACCAACGCTTTGAAGTCAAAGGGCTACAGGGTTTTAGTGGGTTTAGTACTTCTCCGAATGACTTAACCAATCGTGGACACGATAATTCTTATGGCGCAGGTTTGCATGTTGGCTGGATTGGCGAAATAACCGATACCGTTACGTTAGGCGCAACTTATCAAAGTCGCACTTATATGACCAAATTCGATAAATACAAAGGGCTATTTGCTGAACAAGGGGATTTTGATATTCCTTCCACTTATGGTGTAGGTATTGCCGTTAAAGCGACGCCTAAATTAACGATTGCAGCGGATTATCAACGCATTAATTACAATGAAGTGGATGCGGTGGGCAATGCATCATTGCAGAATTTGCCGAATGGCTTGGGTTCAGATAATGGCGCAGGTTTTGGCTGGAAAGATGCTAACATTTATAAGTTAGGATTCAGCTATGCTTATAGCGACGACTTAACGCTTAGAGCAGGCTTAAATCATGTTGATCAGCCAATTGGAAAAGGTGATACTTTACTCAATACCTTAGCCCCAGCGGTGGTGAAAGATCATCTTTCACTAGGTGCAACTTGGGTCTTAGCGAACAAAAGTGAGTTGTCATTTGTGTACACACACGCATTTGAGAATACAGTGAATGGCTCAAACTCTATCCCGCCAGGTTTTCCACCTAGCGGTTTGGGTGGCGGAGAAGCTGATTTAAAAATGTATCAAAACTCGCTAGGGATTGCTTATGGATGGAAACTCTAA
- a CDS encoding YeeE/YedE family protein, producing MTIDYANFTPYLSYFGGVILGLSVTFLYVFNGRIAGISSVLSGALRPWLDRGFWQLSFVFGMLFTSVLWRLFFAKQEISIDTSIVVLIFSGILVGFGSRYGSGCTSGHGICGIARLSKRSIIATFTFMAFGMLTVYLVKKFFL from the coding sequence ATGACCATTGATTACGCCAACTTCACGCCGTATTTATCTTATTTCGGCGGAGTAATATTAGGCTTATCCGTTACGTTTTTATATGTTTTTAATGGCCGAATTGCCGGCATTTCATCCGTATTAAGTGGTGCGCTTCGGCCGTGGCTAGACCGCGGTTTCTGGCAATTATCATTTGTTTTTGGCATGCTATTCACTTCAGTTTTGTGGCGACTATTTTTTGCCAAACAAGAAATCAGTATCGATACCTCAATAGTCGTGTTGATTTTTTCAGGCATATTAGTCGGTTTTGGCAGTCGTTATGGCTCAGGCTGTACTAGTGGCCACGGCATATGTGGCATTGCTAGATTATCAAAAAGATCCATTATCGCTACTTTCACTTTTATGGCTTTCGGCATGTTAACGGTATATTTAGTAAAGAAATTCTTTTTGTAG